The genomic segment TATTTTGAATCCAACGCTGGTTTCTCTAAGCTGGGTAACTTGGGTTTGTAGGACAAATGCATATAATggatttctgttttttttaggcTTTTAAAGGTTCTTAAATTCTAGGTTCTTGCAAGCTTCTATTATCTTTCTTGAACACAAAGAGTTCCAATAATGATCAATTTTTAAGAGGATGGATTAGTTAATTTTCTTATCCCCTCAGGGTCTCCTCAAGTATATGATACCTCTATTTCTGGTTTACTTTGCTGAGTATTTCATAAACCAAGGCTTGGTAAGTACAAGCTCCTATTTCCTACTTTGACAATTAATAGGTGCTTACTGAATATCTATTGAGATACTTTTTTTAAGCATGAGTTGATATTCTGGAAAGACATCTGGATTACACCTGCAGAGCAGTATAGATGGTTAGTACACTGCAGCCATTCACTAGCTATCTCTCATACTTATAGTCTAAATACCAATATTTCTACAAAAGCATTAATAAACTTCTTTTGAATAAACAATGAATTTAAGACTAAAAGCAGAAGAAAACTATTAGAATGTGGATAGATGCAATGGAAATGTCAATATatgacattttgttatttactTCAGGTATCAGGTTGACTATCAGCTTGGGGTGTTGATCTCAAGATCATCTGTCAATATACTTCCTATCAAGAATATATGTCTATTGACTGGACTACAGGTGGGTTAACCCCTGCATTTTTATCCTTACTTGTACTGTCTCTGAGGATATGCATTGTGTATTGATCTGCCGTTGCATTGAGTAATGAGCAAATTACAAAATCCTGTTGTGCTGTTTTAGAAAAGACCCATAccaaaatattggaaaaaggGTATTCTCACTACCCTGCTCTCCAGAATTTTTAAATGGAAATTTGCTGCAATACaggatttattttaaaaacaacagcaaTGTGATGCTCTGtaaaccataaaaaaaaaaaattaattaaaaatttATAGGTTACAATGTAACCAACTGTTGTTGGTTTAGTGGGTGAATCTGGCAGTGCTGGCGTTCGAATCCATCTATCACTTCCTGCCTTCTGTGTGGATCATGTTTGCAATCTCACCTGGAAAACTTCAGGTCTTTCTTCAATCACATCATACTTTGTAATTTGAAGAACTGGAAGCTTCTTGTTTTCAAAATGAGTGAAAAATGCCTCACTGATTTCTCCAACAGTTTCGCTCATCTCTCAGCATTTGAGCTAACAAAGGCCGAACTGAAAAACGCTGTTAGGCCAATTCACAAGCTATTTTCAAGGCCGGAAGGTATGCCTCAGTACACACCGAAGAGCAAGGGATCTCCAATGAAAGTAGAACATGGTGCTAGATTAGCGTCCTCTCTAACCAACCTGTATTGTTTCAGTCGTTTGCTCCTCGTGTGGAAACAGCTCCAGCAGGCAGGAGGATTTCTATGATCTCAGTATTTCTATAACTGAAAAGGTACTCCTTTTTATTAACTATAGGTGCTATGTAATGTTATCATGGACCAACACCAAATACATCAGAAGTATAAAAAATGGGGTTTcacaggaaaaaaaaggttggggagggggaCTAGTTTCCCGCGACAGGTCTGGTCACGCTAGGCGAAAGATACTAGCGAGGGGCAGGTACGTTTCACAATATATCTTCTTTGGGAATTACACAATTTCTCAATTATCTTTTGCAGAACTCTTTTGAGCACAGCTTGATGACATACTTTGAACCTGAAAGTATCGAAACTTATCGATGCGATaggcaagtttttttttttttttgaaagaaAACCACATATTATATTCAACACCAAGACATAATGTCATATTTGAGCAAACACAATTTAATGTTTCTTTAACAGGATCGTAGCCAGAATATCACAGATATAATATATCAATAATTATTCAATAAGAAGGATAAATAATAAGAAGACCAGACGTGCCTGAAAATGACTCGCAAAACAATGCTAAATTGTTTTAAAGTGGCAATCCATCAAACATGATTGATTTGTTTCCATTTAAGGTGTCTTTCACAGGGAGGCAAAATGATCCCAAAAATAACAGAAGAGCCAAAATGTCTGCTCGTACATCTGAAAAGGTAGGATTTCACCATACTAAAGTTACTTCTTTCTACCCCGACAGTGTGGAGCACTTTTGAACTTTCACAGGCAGCCCCCACCCCAAGGGGGTGTTACACTTTCATTTTACTCATTTCATGTCTGTTTTTAATTGCAAAAAGTCAAATCTGATGAAGAAACTGCATCTTTAATTAAAATTTTCTAACAGGTTTACTGGAACAGGAACAAAGGTCACTGAGCACATTCGGTTCCAGGAAGAAATCGTACTCAACAATTTCTCTGCTGAACAATCTACAAAGCTAAACTAGACATTCTTGGACCTTTCTGGGATGGGTGACTGAAAACTATTAATAGTTTTCTAATTGTTTCAAGGCGTGCAACAcattttctctttctttcAGAATCCTCTTACCAACAAAACTATAAGTTACACTACTTAAAATAATAagatttcagaaaaaaaaacatatgtaCTACCACAGTCAAGGCGTCGTCACACCTGAGACCTAAAAATTAGATTTTCCTATTTTGTTTAGTTAAGATGGGTATCTAGCTTGTCCAGGTAATCTGGTAATGGAGCggcaaaaaaggaaatttggGGTGGTCTCTAATTAGAAACCCTCTTTTACAAGTGacttaattaaataaaaaaatcaaatcttgGATAGGTGTCCCCTCCCCAATCATCCACTATCCATATAGACAGAACTTCACACCACAATATATTTGCAGCTTTTATTCTTACATCTTGGCACAATATCTACACACAAAAATACATGGTtcattttttcaattttcttttgCCCTTCCCTtaaccccctctccctcctttCCGAAGTTGTCTCAGATTTTTGGAATATTTGTAACTTGACAAGAGTCCTAAagattgtttattttatagaagAGCTCGTATGCTCTGAAGGCATTTCTTGTTCACAGCGGTACGACTTGTATGAATGGCCACTATGTCACCTACTGTTTGAAAGATAGACAGTGGTTCAGACTAGACGATGCAATTGTAAGTATAATATATATGGGTATTTAGTTGGAAGTATTATTctgaaagaataaaaaatctCACAATAGCTTCAATTTAAGAGGAATAATTACAACATGCCACTCTCACTTATAAGCAAAAATTGTACCCAACATGACATTTTGACAATGTACATGGATGGCTTCGTATAGCTAAGTTGGAAGGAAAACCGAACTAGTATCTAAACTAGTATCTAAATATCGCACTTCATCTCACTTTTTGCAGTATTAGTATTTCTTCAATCCGCTTTGTGTGTTACAGGTCCAGCTGGTCCTCCTTGCCCAAGTGCTCGCCAGTAGGGCGTACATACTTCTCTATGAAAAAGAGACATCTGTAAGTAAGATATAATTCACACTATGCTATTCAACACTATTCCAATTTTTTGCAAAGTATATTTCAATTTATATTACGCTTTGCTTAGGTTTATCCTGAAGATAAACAGAGTGATGTTAAATCAGCAGACCTGCCGACTGGCAGTTTCGAAATAGGTAATAGCAAAAATTatgtgcgttttttttttctctgatttACATTGCAGAAAACAGTCCCTGGCAATTCAACTACATATTgtaaaaatatactttttctGTAATCAAGCTCTTCCCCCTTGCCTCCCAtcgacaaaaataaaatcacatTTTTGAGCTTTATTTGCATAGATCTTGCGAAGGCGAAAATAACAGTGTTTGGTAGGGGAAACGCCAATGCGAATGTCATCACTATCAAGGCGGGAACCCGCTCTTACTGCCAGATGTTTAGAGGTGTGGTAATAACAAGGCGTTCTTTAAAGCGTCTTGCAGTTCCCTGCAAGGCGCCAAGTGACATTTCTCAATATTGGCTAGATGACCAGGTAAGGACACATTCAACAGGTAGACAAACATGTACAAAATTGTGTTGCCACAAGGGACTGTTACTTATCCCTAAAGGAAGTTGAAGCATGAATAATGTGTATCTAATAAAGTATGTGTTGtctgaaatatataataaaaataatatgataAACATAATGATAACAATTGGTGTCATTTAGATCGTTGATGGCTTCTTGTCACTGCTTGCGAAAGACTTTGAGCAGAAAGTAAGTCATTCTGCTATGGGAACAAATGTAAGTTAATATGATGTGTAAGATATTTTTCCTGGACCAATATGCTAATAATTCAAAGTTTTGTAAATAACTGTCGGTTACAATACTTAAGGCAATACTAAGATGTCCTTTAATGTATCATGTAATCCACCCTCAATTCAAGCTTTGTGATCTAACAGGGGAGAAACTTCTACTTCTTTAGTAGCTTTTTGTATGTGAAGCTGATGAGAAGGCAATCTGCAGCCAACATGGTTTACCAGGTAAAACATGTAAACAATTTCAGTTTCTCTTTGGGTTTTCTTTTGAGTTAATGAGGTTTCACTTATATCTTAAATGACATCAACAAGTTATATAAGAAAGAGCAATGAGACCATGAGGAAATAAAGACCATTTATTACAACTGAATGCgcaggcaaaaaaaaatcatttaatgCTGCCCGCCATCAAGCTCCTGAGCACTTTGTTGCACTGGGACCTCCCCCTCAAGATAATTAGTATATTATACAAGTAGATTATGTGGTTCTCAATTTTCTTTACAGGCAAATAAAGACATTTTCTCAAAGGACATGTGGGTCATCCCTATTAATACAGGAATGCACTGGTCCATCCTGGTAAgagaacattttttaaaaaagtaattAAACCAGATTACATTGATTTAAATCTATCATTACTTGCAGATTGTCAACCTGACCATAAGGACGCTGGAGTACTTTGACTCAAACCTATCAACAAAGAAGTCATTGTCAACAGCCAAAGAAATCTTCAAGCAAATAAGGTGCAAATTACATGTTCAGACGCTTTTATTAAAACTTCAACATTCACCAAGGCACCAATATCAATGGAAATTTGTTAGATGAAGAATGGAGAGAGGTCATTTACAAGGTACAGTCTCTACACTGCATGTCTTATCCTttattcagttttttttagttgtcTTAGGTTTTCGGGTTTGGCTCAAATCTGATATTTTATAATCTTTATACAAAACAGGAGGAGGAAATCCCACAACAAACAGATGCTGTTAACTGTGTGATCTTTATGATCAAGGTAAAGCCCTCCTTAAAGTTCTTCCAACAATGATTTCAACTTACGTAATAAATTTATTCTTTACTAAGAATGTGCAGTGTGCATTGAATAGGAGATCGCGCATGTGGCTGTCAAAGGTAAAGAAACTATTACCCAATGCAAAAtaccaaatttttttttggtttgtttgtttatttattatcttaTATTTTAGTGCAGGCTGGTTGAAATATAAGCCTGCTTCTTTAGGAATACGACATAATGGTCCATATTTCATAAAAACAACATAGAGCTATGAACTCAGTCTTACTTCTTGACTCATAAACCCAGGGGGATTTTCTGTCTTGTATTTTTACTAGCATAAGAAAAAGCTGCAAAAGAGAAACTTTGTCTGAACTTATGAAAAATTTGATGCGAAAGCTAGACATCAGTATTGAATTAATAGAAACCAAATGAGTGAAAACACCACAATGACAGGTTTTTGCTGGTCAAGCCACAAGTTCTAAAATATTGCATCCTATTGGCTTCACATTCATTTGTGAGTTAAATAGTTTAACAGATTTTAAAGATGTTTAAAAAGAGAAACCCtacaaagtacaaaaaaaCCTCTATTTAACTAGATTATCGATAATGAacttatttatatatttgctATAAAGTCCTGCCTTTCTTTACACTATATTCTGTATCCACAGGGGGCTGAAGCAAACAGGATCAGGGAGCAAATACTTGTTGATCTCCTAATGAATGATATTCAGTATGTTAGACATAACAAAATAGACTACGTACACTAACCATGATTACCTTGGATTTTAATGTTTTCTGACGGAAGCTCACTAGGGAAATCACCTAATAAACAACATTGCGGTTGATTCTaggaatttttttctaaatctcATTTCTAcagaattttctctttttctaatCAACCAACCTGACATATActatattatttataattcATAGTTTATTATCTTGGTTATCATGGTAAACAAAAGTAAACCATAACATCCCTAAGGATTTAGAGTTTGCATTTCCAAGAAAACCTCGGAATAATTGTTTTCCCTATTCATTCCTCTATGTACAGGAAAATTGAATCACTAAATATGTCTCATGCCATTGCTTATTAACTTATTATAATAATCTGTTACCGTTCCCATCCTAACagtatttctttctttcaaTTGTCTGGCCAAATTGTATCACCAGTGATATAACAAATTCCTAACAGAGGTGTTGCATAATTTGTTTGCAAATTATAACAGTCTTTTGGATTTATTGTACTGGCTGAATTACAATTGATGCCTTAATATAGATCCACGAaattttagaatatttttctttaagaaAAGTTCACTCTTTTCAGATTATctaagaaaaatagaaaacagTCATACAAACTTAATGCAAACTTTTATTCAGTTACACTGCAGAGCTTCCTCGGCCCACAGCCAGCACCTCAGCAGCTGGTGCTACTTCAACCAGCACTCACcaacctgtcaacctccaaCCGGCAGCTGGTGCTAGTCAAGCTGCCATGAGAAAGCACCAACCAGCTAGTTGTCAGCCTACCACCTTGCCATCAGCACCTGTTGATCGACCACAAGTCACTCCACCACAAGTAAACCCCCTATCATCACCAGTTACCATCTGTGGTCCAACCTCCTCACCATCAGCACCAGTTGACCTGCAACAAGTCACTGGACCACAAGTAAACGCCCTATCATCACCAGTTACCATCTGTTGACCAACCTCCTCGCCATCAGCACCAGTTGACCTGCAACAAGTCACTGGACCACAAGTAAACCCCCTATCATCACCAGTTACCATCTGTCGACCAACCTCCTCACCATCAGCACCAGTTGACCTGCAACAAGTCACTGGACCACAAGTAAACCCCCTATCATCACCAGTTACCATCTGTCGACCAACCTCCTCGCCATCAGCACCAGTTGACCTGCAACAAGTCACTGGACCACAAGTAAACGCCCTATCATCACCAGTTACCATCTGTCGACCAACCTCCTCGCCATCAGCACCAGTTGACCTGCAACAAGTCACTGGACAACAAGTAAACCCCCTATCATCACCAGTTACCATCTGTCGACCAACCTCCTCGCCATCAGCACCAGTTGACCTGCAATAAGTCACTGGACAACAAGTAAACCCCCTATCATCACCAGTTACCATCTGTCGACCAACCTCCTCGCCATCAGCACCAGTTGACCTGCAACAAGTCACTGGACAACAAGTAAACCCCCTATCATCACCAGTTACCATCTGTCGACCAACCTCTTCGCCATCAGCACCAGTTGACCTGCAACAAGTCACTGGACCACAAGTAAACCCCCTATCATCACCAGTTACCATCTGTCGACCAACCTCCTCGCCATCAGCACCAGTTGACCTGCAACAAGTCACTGGACCACAAGTAAACCCCCTATCATCACCAGTTACCATCTGTCGACCAACCTCCTCGCCATCAGCACCAGTTGACCTGCAACAAGTCACTGGACCACAAGTAAACCCCCTATCATCACCAGTTACCATCTGTCGACCAACCTCCTCGCCATCAGCACCAGTTGACCTGCAACAAGTCACTGGACAACAAGTAAACCCCCTATCATCACCAGTTACCATCTGTCGACCAACCTCCTCGCCATCAGCACCAGTTGACCTGCAACAAGTCACTGGACAACAAGTAAACCCGCTATCATCACCAGTTACCATCTGTCGACCAACCTCCTCGCCTTCAGCACCAGTTGACCTGCAACAAGTCACTGGACAACAAGTAAACCCCCTATCATCACCAGTTACCATCTGTCGACCAACCTCCTCGCCATCAGCACCAGTTGACCTGCAACAAGTCACTGGACAACAAGTAAACCCCCTATCATCACCAGTTACCATCTGTCGACCAACCTCCTCGCCTTCAGCACCAGTTGACCTGCAACAAGTCACTGGACAACAAGTAAACCCCCTATCATCACCAGTTACCATCTGTCGACCAACCTCTTCGCCATCAGCACCAGTTGACCTGCAACAAGTCACTGGACCACAAGTAAACCCCCTATCATCACCAGTTACCATCTGTCGACCAACCTCCTCGCCATCAGCACCAGTTAACCTGCAACAAGTCACTGGACAACAAGTAAACCCCCTATCATCACCAGTTACCATCTGTCGACCAACCTCCTCGCCATCAGCACCGGTTGACCTGCAACAAGTCACTGGACAACAAGTAAACCCCCTATCATCACCACTTACCATCTGTTGACCAACCTCCTCGCCATCAGCACCAGTTGACCTGCAGCAAGTCACTGGACCACAAATTAAACTGCCATTAGCATCAGGCAGTCGCCATCAACCTACAACCCTGCAATCTTTGCCTGTTGACATGCAACAAGTCACAC from the Nematostella vectensis chromosome 4, jaNemVect1.1, whole genome shotgun sequence genome contains:
- the LOC125561775 gene encoding tenascin-X-like is translated as MVTGDDRGFTCCPVTCCRLTGADGEEVGRQMVTGDDRGFTCGPVTCCRSTGADGEEVGRQMVTGDDRGFTCCPVTCCRSTGAEGEEVGRQMVTGDDRGFTCCPVTCCRSTGADGEEVGRQMVTGDDRGFTCCPVTCCRSTGAEGEEVGRQMVTGDDSGFTCCPVTCCRSTGADGEEVGRQMVTGDDRGFTCCPVTCCRSTGADGEEVGRQMVTGDDRGFTCGPVTCCRSTGADGEEVGRQMVTGDDRGFTCGPVTCCRSTGADGEEVGRQMVTGDDRGFTCGPVTCCRSTGADGEEVGRQMVTGDDRGFTCCPVTCCRSTGADGEEVGRQMVTGDDRGFTCCPVTYCRSTGADGEEVGRQMVTGDDRGFTCCPVTCCRSTGADGEEVGRQMVTGDDRAFTCGPVTCCRSTGADGEEVGRQMVTGDDRGFTCGPVTCCRSTGADGEEVGRQMVTGDDRGFTCGPVTCCRSTGADGEEVGQQMVTGDDRAFTCGPVTCCRSTGADGEEVGPQMVTGDDRGFTCGGVTCGRSTGADGKVVG